TCTATGACAGTCCTTCCAGCAAATGTTGATCATGGAATAGTCTTTCGTAGAATAGACTTAAGTCCTAATGTTGATATAAAAGTTGGCATTTCTAATATAAAAGAAGCTATTATGTGTACTTTGCTTACTAAAGATGGAAATGAGAAACTTTCTGTATCAACTATTGAGCATCTGATGTCTGCTTTTGCTATGTATGAAATTGATAATGTCTTAATTGAGGTCAATGCTCCTGAACTTCCAGTTATGGATGGTAGTTCTTATGAATTTACTCAACTTTTAAATAAGGCTGGAGTTGTTGAGCAAGATAGTAAAAGAAAGGGCATTAAAATTTTAAAACCTGTAAAAGTTGAACATGAAGGAAAGTTTGCAGAGGTTTTACCAAGTGATACTCTTAAATATGAATTCAAAATTAAGTGGGATCATCCTGTAATAGCTGCAACTAAGGATCATATTGTGTTTGAGCATAATTTAGATGCTTATATAGAGATGGTTTCAAAAGCTAGAACATTTGGATTTTATGAGCAGCTTGCATATTTGCATCAAAATAACTTGGCTAAAGGAGCATCATTAGATAATGCTGTTGGTATTACTAATGAGGGTGTGTTGAATGAAGGAGGCCTTCGTTATGAAGATGAATTCGTGAGACATAAGCTTTTAGATGCTATTGGTGACTTTTATGTTGGCGGTTACATCTTAGGACACTTTAATTGCTATAAATCAGGACATACGTTAAATAATAGACTTCTACATGCTGTTTTTGCTGATAAAAGCGCGTGGGAATATATTAGTTAGTTAATACAATATTTTGATCTTGAATTTCTAAATCCAAAGTTTCTTTAATTATTTTTACATTTGTATCATTAAATACTTTATTTACTGCATTTTCCCTCTTTATTTCAGAGGGTGTTTTTTTTGCATTCTTAGAGTTTTGAGAATGGTTATCCATTATGATTTTTATATTTTCATTTTCTGAGTGAGTTCTAATAGATTCTTGTAACTTCTCTAAACTGTTTGGATTAAGCTCAAGAATTTTTTTAGCATCTTCATTTAGACTTATTCTTATTTCTTCTTTATCTAAGCTTATTAGATGTGTATTAAATGCAAAAGTTTTTGTAAAGCCTTTTAGCTTAATTTTATTTAAAATAGAAAACCACTTTTGATCATTATTTATATCTGAATGATTTTCATCATTTTGCTCAGAAGTTTTCTGTTGTTTTGGAGAGTTAACTTTTTCAGAGGGTGGATTTATTTGTTGTTGAATATTCGGCTCAACTATTGTTTTTTTTAGAATATTGGTAGTTTCACTCTCAGTTAAGTTTTTTTTTTGAAAAGCTATAAGGCGGAGTAAAGCCATTGTTACACCAGTTTCAAAATTTGGTGCTAAATGAATATCTTCTTTAGAGGAAATTGTTAATTGATATAATAAATGAACTTCTTCAACAGATATTTTACCTAAGATGTCTTTAATAACTTCTAGACTTACATCATTGGTTGTATCTAAGCTATTTGTAAAGTGATAAAGACAGCAGCTAAACCAGATTTCAGAGATTCTATCTAAAATAGCTTCTGCATTACTTTCTGTTAGTGATAAGTTTTTGATAGCGGGTAATATGCCTTGAGGGTCATTATTTATTATTGAATAAATAATGCTATATATCTCTTCATTGTCGACAATGCCTAGCATCTCTCTGACTTTAGCTTGATGAAGAGTTCCATTACAGAAGCTAATTGCTTGATCTAGAATACTTAATGCGTCTCTTAAGCTACCTTTTGCATGGTATGCGATATATTCTAGAGATTGTTCATCTGAATCAATACTTTCTTTTTGAAGTATTTCTTTAAGTTGAGCTTTAATATCTTCTTGTGAGATATGTTTAAGATGTAGCTGTATACATCGAGAAAGTATAGTTACTGGTATCTTGTGATAATCAGTCGTAGCAAGAATAAATTTGACATATTCAGGAGGTTCTTCTAAAGTTTTTAGCAAGGCATTAAAACTTTGTTTAGATAACATATGCACCTCGTCTATTAGGTAGACCTTATATCTACCTTGAGAGGGCATGTATTGGATATTATCTAGAATTTCTTTGGTTTCTTCAACACCTGTTCTAGATGCAGCATCAATTTCAATAAGATCTATAAAAGTCCCATTGTTTATGGCTGTACAACTTTCACAAACATTGCATGGGTCTGCAGTTACGCCAGATTGGCAATTTAGACATTTAGCTAATAGTCTACCTAATGTTGTTTTTCCAACACCTCTTGTGCCAGTAAAGAGATATGCATGATGTACTTTTTGTGTTTCTAAAGCATGGACTAAGCTGTTTAGAGCATGTTGTTGACCACAGACTTCTGCAAATGATTTAGGTCTATATTTTCTCGCTAAAGCTTGGTATGACATATTGGCGTGTGAAAATTAAAAATAATAAAAAACTTATTAACAATGATAGCAAAGATATTCTAAAAGAATAAGAGTAAAAATTTATTCAGTAGTAAAAATGGAGCCACATTTGTTGCACATCCATGAATTTAGCCAGTTACTATATAATGGAGGAAAAATCTCGCTATTATATTTAAAGTTTTTATAACCTAGAAATCCTCCGCTAGCTATCAGTAATAAGCCTATAAGGATAACGCCAATGGTACCATTAAAGCATATTATGCCAGCAATAATCATAATGATGGGCCAGCCAAAAGATTTTTTAATAGGAGGAGCAGCTTTTTTTGCTGCTGATGACATTGAAACTCCTTTGGTAGTTGTTTTAGCACCAAATAGTCCTCCTATAGGATTAAAAAGACTTGTCCCAGCAGTCTTGCTTTTAGTGTGTATGTGTTGAGTGCCATCTTCATATATAACTTCTAATCTTTGAGTATTCTCTGAATTACAACTTGTACAGTTCATTTATTTGCTCCTTTTCATGCATTTTACTATCCGTCAAAACTTTCTGTAAACCTGGTTGTTGAGTAATATTTTTGCCGTTTATCTTAATTTCGCATTAATCAACAATGAGTGTTTTTATCTTATCTTTCTTATTATTATTTTTTAGCGACACAATTAACTTTTCTTACCATGTCATCAGATTCACAACTATAGTTCGTATTGTTTACTTTAGCTTTCCATGAGACAGTTGTTGCGCCTCTATCAATATCACTAACTGCTACATCATTGCTTAGTACTCCACCAATATTGTTTGCAGTTGCTTGTTTTAATCCTGTTTCTGAACTAGCACAGCTGGCTAATATTAAGCTAGATCCAATCATAGAGCCTAAAATAAAAGTTTTTGATATTTTCATTATATATTCCTTTTTTGCTGTAAAATGTTTGACATCTTCGTAAATTAATATACCCCCCCCCCTATCTAACTAAGTCAAGATAAAATCTGAATTAATGTAAATTGATTGTGATTTTTTATACAAAAATATAAAATCTAGAAACAAATTTTTATAAAAAATATGCAAATGGAAACTATAAACTATAAATCTCAATTAAAAGATCTAATGGCTCGTATTGAATCTTTACGAGGTTATCTTTGACTATGATGCAAAGAAAGAAAAACTAACAGAAGTTTTAATGGAGCTCGAAGATGGCTCTATATGGGATGATCCTGAGTATGCTCAAAATCTTGGAAAGCAGAAAGTTGAACTAGAAAATATCGTTATAAACTGTGAGCAAATTACAGGAAGTCTGGAAACTTTATCTGAACTTTTAGAGTTGGCTGAAGAAGATGAAAGTTTCTTAGAAGAAGTCATAAAAGATATTAAGCAAGTTACAGCGGATATTGAAAAGCTAGAGTTTAGAAGAATGTTTTCTGGTGAAATGGATGCTAATAATGCATATTTAGATATTCAGTCGGGCTCTGGTGGTACAGAGGCACAAGACTGGGCGCAGATGATGATGAGAATGTATATGCGTTGGGCAGATGGTCATGGCTTTAAAGTAACAGTTGATGATGTTTCTGATGGAGATGTTGCAGGTATCAAAGGTTGTACTTTAAAGATTGAGGGAGAATATGCTTATGGTTGGCTTAGAACAGAGACAGGAATCCATAGGCTAGTTAGAAAGTCTCCTTTCGATTCTAATAACAAAAGGCATACATCATTTGCATCAGTATTTATTTCTCCAGAGGTAGATGATGATATTGATATAGAGATTAATCCAGCTGATTTAAGGATTGATACTTATAGAGCATCTGGAGCAGGTGGGCAACATGTTAACCGTACAGATTCTGCTGTTAGGATTACACATATTCCAACAAACGTGGTGGTACAATGTCAAGCAGATAGGTCTCAACATAAAAACAAAGATCAGGCAATGAAACAGTTAAAATCTAAATTGTATGAGCTTGAGTTGCAAAAAAGGAATGCGGAGAAAAATGCTTTAGAACAGTCAAAATCTGACATAGGCTGGGGAAGTCAGATTCGTTCTTATGTTTTAGATCAGTCTCGTATTAAGGATTTAAGAACAGGAGTTGAAAATACAAATACACAAGCAGTGCTTGATGGTGATTTGGATAGATTTATAGAAGCAAGTTTAAAAAGTGGTTTATAAGGTGTATTGAATGAGTAGTAAACTAAAAGATTTAATTAAAACATCAATAAAAGAATATTTAGAGGCTAATGATATAGTCATAAAAGATGCTGTAAGAGGTAAAGTAAGAGAGCAGGTTGAAAAAACTTTGGCTGAAAAAGATTTGCATGAGCATAGTTTAGATATTCATGAGAGAGTGCCTGAATTTGTAAGAAAGCATATAGAAGAGATGCAAGAGAATTCACAAATAGCTTTAAGAAAAGAAAAATTGCAAACACTAGCTGGACAGAACAATGGTATAAGCCATCCAAATAAGTTTAAAAGGGATGTGGTTGCAGCGTGTCTACAAGCTCGATATGCAGAGAAAACAAAGCAAGAGCTAGAGGATGCTGAAGATAAAAAAACTTATAAAGTATCTGGGAGAGTTGTTTTAAGAAGAGTGATGGGGAAAGCTTCGTTCTTCACGCTTCAGGATATGTCTGGAAGAGTGCAGATATATCTGAAAAAAGATGACTTACCGGAAGGGCAGTATGATACTTTTAAGAACTTATGTGACTTGGGTGATATAGTAGCGGTTTCAGGAAAGGTATTTAAAACGAATACTGGTGAGCTTTCTGTTCATGCAGATCATTTTGAAATACTAACAAAAGCTATAAGACCACTACCAGACAAGTTCCATGGACTTGCGGATCAAGAAATGAGATATCGTCAAAGATATGTTGATCTTATTACTAATGAGAAATCACGCGAAGTTTTTAAAGTTCGTTCAAAAGTGGTTAGCTTTATCCGTAGATATTTTGATGATCATAAGTTTATGGAAGTTGAAACACCAATGATGCACGTTTTACAAGGTGGTGCAGCTGCGAAGCCTTTCAAAACACATCATAATGCTTTAGATATGCCATTATATTTGAGAATAGCTCCGGAGCTTTATTTAAAAAGACTAGTTGTTGGTGGTTTTGAAAGAGTGTATGAAATAAATCGTAATTTTAGAAATGAAGGTGTTTCATCTCGTCATAATCCTGAATTTACAATGCTTGAGTTTTATATGGCTTATGCTGACTATAATGACTTAATGGATTTGACAGAAGATATGCTGCCTAAGCTGGTGCAAGAAATAGCTGGAACTACAGAACTTGAGTATGGGAAGTTTAAAGTAAACTTCGCAGCACCATATGAAAGAATTTCTATGGTTAACTCTATAGTTAAGCATAATGGAGATATTTCAAAAGATGATTTAGCAAGTTTTGATAAAACAAAAGCTATTGCTGAAAGGTTAGATATTAAGGTTGAACCATTTCATGAATTAGGTCATTTAATTAATGAGATATTTGAAGAAACTGTTGAGGCTAAGTTAATTCAACCTACATTTATTACAGACTATCCAGCTGTTGTTTCACCATTGGCGAGAAGGAGTGATGGTAATCCAGAATTTACAGATAGATTTGAATTCTTTATTGGTGCACGTGAAATTGCTAATGGCTTCTCTGAGCTTAATGATGCAGAAGATCAAGCAACCAGATTTAGAAAACAAGTAGAGGCAGCAGCCTTTGGTGATGACGAAGCTATGCCATATGATAAAGATTATATAAGAGCTTTAGAATATGGGATGCCTCCAACAGCTGGTCAAGGTATAGGTATTGATAGGCTAGTGATGTATCTGACAAATTCTCAATCTATAAGAGATGTAATTTTATTCCCTCATATGAAGCCGGAATAGATATTTTTTTATAAAAAATACCTCAGATAATATTTGTTCTTAATTTATAAGTATAAAAAGCTTATTCCTCTTATTCTGTTAAAAAATGTAGCTGCTGAATAAAGCTATTGCTATAAATTGGCAGCTCATCTTACAATAAATAGTGACAATATTGTCTATGAGTTAAATAGGAGAAAATAAATATGAAAAAGAAAATTTTAGGTATTGCAACAGTGACTTTACTTTTACCAGCTATTTCAAATGCTACAGAAGCTTTCACTACGAAAGTTGATAGTGGTAATATAAGTATTGGAACGGTGGAAAAAGTTACAGATGGCTGTAAAGTAATTAGTAATGATGGTAAAACTGTCAAAACAAGCTGTGACGCAGGTTTATTTTCAAATAATATATCTTTCCCATTAAAAGATAGTAAAAATCAAAATGTGGCATTTTTAAGTTATTCTAATCCTGTTTTTGGATCAGCTAAAGTTGAATTAAGAGATCCTAAAGACTCTGGAGTGATTTCTTCTTGTGATGCATCCGGAGAGTGTAAAGTAGAGTCAGCTATAGATACTAATTCATCAGCAGGATATTATTTAGTTTCTCAAGGAACTCCTGCGAATAATGTGGTATTAATTAAGAATATTAAAGATAAATAATCTTCTTATTTTGCCTGGTGTTAATCTTCATCATAACTAGGTTTATGAGACTTACCTTCTATATAAGATGTGATAGCTATTAATAGGGCTGATAATACAAAAACAATATGAATTATTGTGCCCCATAAAAGTTCTCTATCTGTCGTTTGAGATATTTCTAAAAACTTTTTTAATAAAGATATTGATGAGATAGCAATTATCGATCCTGCGATCTTTATTTTAACAGCATTTGGAGATAGTTTTTTAATCCATAAGGGTTGACCATTTTGTTTTCTCATGTTTATTTTAGAAACAAAATTTTCATATCCACTAATTATTACTATAACTACTAAGTTCGCCACTAAAACAGCATCACATAAAGTTAAAGTTAGAATTATTAACTTTTCTCCATTAAATGAAGATAAAGACATGAATAGATGTTTTAATTCATTAAATATCTCATAGATAAAAGCTATAAGAATGAAAGATAATAGTATATAAATAGGTGCTTGTAACCAACGTATGCCAAATATAAATTTTTCAAGAGCTATTGCTAATTTGCTATTCATTTTTAATCCATAAGGAATTTCTTGCTATCTCAAGCAAAGATATACAACTAAGTAAATAAAAGCAATAAGAGGATTGAGTTATAAAGGGTTATCTATGTCTATTTTTTCGGCTTTGTAGCCATAGCAGAAATATTTATTTTCAATAGAGACTTCATACTCACAAGAAAGTAGTCTAAGAGTTTCTTGATCATCTAGCCTCATAGCATGAGCAGATGATAGTAGATGGTTTAAAATAACAAGAGTTAACTTTCCATAAACACTATTTCCTGAAACATCTAATAAAGGATTATACGAGCAACTTGCTCCTCTAAATGGATCTATGTTAATAATGAATCCACCAACACCACTTTTACATGACAAGGCTCTTGTTCCAGAAGCTAATAATGATAGCGCGCCTGTATTTTCATATAAACCAAAAGAGTTCATAACATTAATAGCACGAACAACATTATTTTGGCTTATAAGTCTTTTTCCATTCTTTACACCACCGCTAGCAAAAACAAGAGCTGCTTGAAGTAATTCAGAGACATTTAGTCCAATAGAGCAAGCTTTAGTATAGTTATCTAGAGCCTTGATGCCACGAGTTGCGGATTTAAATCTGCCAGTATCTACTAGGCGATACATCATTGCACGATTATTATAATTAGTAGAGCTTTCAGAAAGATAAATATCTTCTATTATATTTAAATCTGGAGAGCCGGTTAGTTCTCTCATGAACCCTAAAAAATCATTGAAGTTTTCTATAGCTCCAGCAGAAGAAATTGCCCCAGCATTATTTAAAGGGTGACCAGGTCTAGTTATTCCAGAATTTGGTTGCAATACTTTATCTATATTAAATTGCAAAGAAGTAGCTTCAATAGAAGAAATCTCATCAGGAGGAGTCCCTTTTTCTAAAGCATAAGCATACAGAAATGGTTTCACAACAGATTGGATACTAGCTTTAAAGGTTGGGGCGTTCCCTGCAGTTAAAATATTACCGTGCAAATCTCCAACTGCAAGAGCTGTATTTTTTATATCATATTTTAAAAGCTCAGGTATATAGCTTGCAGGTTTTCCATAATTAGTTTTTGATCTGGCCCACTTATCTACACCAATTAGAACTTCTTGTGTAATACCAATAGCTTCAAGCGTTGGCGCTTCATTTCTGTCTTCAGTATTATCATCAGTGAATCTCAAAATTTCTTTAAGCAACATAATAGAAAGAATCTTTTTTATCAAAAGGATTTTATTATATCCCATAAATAATGAATTGATAATGATTTAGTCTAAATGTTTCACGGTTTTTATAAAAAATATGTGGGCTGGGAGCAATTAACTATTTAAGAACATACAACAGTTAATTATAATGAGCAGTATTTAGAGTTCGATTATGAACTTTCTATTTTAAAAGATTGTTTAAAGGTTATTTAATATGTATCAAATAATAGATTTTATTACTAAAGAAAAAGTTTCTACAGATGATTTTGTATTTGCTGGGGAGAGTACTCCGTGGGAAGTGCAAATGGATATGGTAAAAGTTAGAAGCAAAATTAATTTAGATTATTTCACGCAGGCGGTTCCTTGTTTATCAAAATACTTGCCATTAATGCCAATTAAAGAACCAGCTAATTTTGTTTCTTTAAGAGAAAATGCAACACCTCTAATTAAAAGTAAGGTGATTGGAAAAGAGCTGGGTATAGAACTATATTTTAAAGTTGAGGGTAAAAATCCAACAGGATCGTTTAAAGATAGAGGATCAGCTGTTGATATCACGATAGCTAAAGAGTTGGGAGCAAAAGGTATTATACTTGCTTCAACTGGTAATATGGCGGCTTCTTGTGCTTGTTATGCGGCAGCTGCGAAAATGCCTTGTTTTATTATAGTACCTGAAGGTGTTTCAATGTCAAAGCTAGCACAAGTTATGTCTTTTGGTGGGAAAATCATTCAGGTGAAAGGAAGCTATAATGATGCAGCTAAACTAGCTTATGATATAGCTAAATCTAAGAAATTCTTCTTGGCAGGCGATTATGCATTTAGGGTGGAGGGTCAGAAGACAGCAGCATTTGAAATAGTTGATCAAATGCTTTTCCAAGTGCCAGATGAGGTAATTATTCCAATTGGGTGCGGAACTAATATGACAGCCTATTATAAAGGTTTTACTGAGTATAATGAGCTTGGATTGATTGATAAAATGCCAAGATTAACAGGTGTTCAGTCAACTGGAGCAGATACTTTAGTAAGAGCTTTTGAGAAAAATCAAAATAGAGTAGAAGCCTTAACTAGAGCAGATACGATAGCAACGGCAATAGCTGTTCCATATCCGATAGATGGAGATAAGGCTATAGATGCTATTTATAATACAGCTGGTGAAGCATCTTCAGTTACTGATATGAAGATGTTAGAGGCTCAATATATTCTATCTACAAAAGAGGGTTTATTTGTTGAGGTGGCTTCAGCATCAACAGTAGCACATTTACTTAAAAAGCATAAAAATGGTGAAATCAGAAAAGGCGATACCGTTGTGTGCGTGCTTTCTGGAGAAGGGCTTAAAGATCCTAGCGTTGTGCTTAAATCAGCAATTCAGCCACCAATTATTTATCCTAATGAAAGAGATTTTAACAAATTATATGATAGTAAGTTCTTTGATAATAAGATGATGATATTTGTAGAACAAAGTCAGGTTATATTTGATAAGTTACCTACAATCGAGGAAATTAAGAAAGTATTGGCTGAAGTTTTCGGAGCTAATTATGATGAAAGCTTCATTACTAGAGTTAGAGAGCAGATTGAAAGATTTTTAGCTAAAGGAAAGGCAATTTATATTTCAGATTTGCAGGACGTTATTCAAGATGCTACAGAAATGGTTGATCGTACAAGTAGCGATGTGCTTGAGGTTGAATCTTTTAAAGTGGCTGTTGAGCAAGATCAGCAATCTAAAGCAGAGGTGATTGTAAAAATAGATGGGCAGAAATTTTTTGCTTCAAGTATAGGTGTTGGTCCAGTAGATGCTGTATTAAATGCCTTACGAAAGGCGTGTCCAAGCAGTATTGATTATCAATTGACTGATTATAAGGTTAAGATTAGGGGACAAGGGGCTGATGCGGTTGTTTATGTTGAGATGAGCCTAAATAAAGCTGGCATAAAGACTATAGGTAAAGCAGTATCTCCGGATATTATTCAGGCTTCTGTTGAAGCATTTATAGATGCATATAATATTGCATATCCATAAACATTAAAGGGTAAAATAATGAGTAAAGATAAAGTTTTAAATAAATATAGTAAGGTTCTTACGCAAGATAAATCTCAAGGGGCATCTCAGGCTATGCTATATGGTACTGGTATGACTGATACAGATATGAGTAAGCCTCAAATAGGTATAGCAAGTGTTTGGTATGAAGGTAATACTTGCAATATGCACCTTAACCAATTAGCACAGTTTGTTAAAAACAGTGTGGAGGCAATTAATTTAAAAGGTATGAGATTTAACACTATAGGTGTTAGTGATGGTATATCTATGGGTACGGATGGAATGAGCTACTCTCTTCAATCTAGAGATTTAATTGCTGATTCTATAGAGACAGTAATGTCTGCGCATTGGTATGATGGTCTAGTTTCTATTCCTGGGTGTGATAAGAATATGCCTGGATGTATGATGGCGTTGGGTCGTCTAAATCGCCCTGGTTTTGTTATATATGGTGGAACTATTCAGGCGGGAGTTCTTCGTGGGCAACCTATAGATATCGTAACAGCTTTTCAAAGTTATGGTGCATGTCTTGCTGGTAGTATTACAGAGTCGGAACGTGTAGAAACTATTAAAAAGGCTTGTCCTGGTGCGGGTGCTTGTGGTGGTATGTATACTGCAAACACTATGGCTTGTGCTATAGAAGCTATGGGTATGAGCTTACCATTTAGTTCATCTACGCCAGCAACATCTCCTGCGAAGGTTAAAGAATGTGATAGAGCTGGTGAGGTTATTAAAAATTTATTAGAACTTGATTTAAAACCAAGAGATATTATGACTAGAAAAGCATTTGAGAATGCTATGGTTGTAATTACAGTACTTGGTGGATCTACTAATGCTGTGCTTCACTTATTGGCGATAGCTAGTTCTGTAGGTGTGGATTTAAATATTGATGATTTCCAAGAAATAGCTAATAAGACTCCATTACTAGCGGATTTCAAGCCAAGTGGAAAGTTTGTTATGGCAGATTTACACGCTATAGGTGGAACTCCAGCTGTTATGAAAATGCTTCTAAGAGAGGGTATGATTCATGGCGACTGTATGACTGTTACTGGTAAAACTATGGCTGAAAATTTAGCAGAAGTTGCTGATTTACCTGAAAATAATGAAATCGTTAGACCATTAAGCAATCCGTTAAAGAAAACAAGTCATTTACAGATATTGAAAGGTAACGTTGCCCCTGAAGGTTCAGTAGCTAAAATCACTGGAAAAGAAGGTGAAGTATTTACAGGTATAGCTAATGTTTTCGATTCAGAAGAAGATATGGTTAAAGCAGTAGAGAAAGGTCAAGTTAAAAAAGGTGATGTAATAGTTATACGTTATGAAGGGCCTAAGGGCGGTCCTGGTATGCCTGAGATGTTAAAGCCAACTTCTCTGATAATGGGAGCGGGCCTTGGAAAAGATGTGGCATTGATAACAGATGGACGTTTTTCCGGAGGTTCTCATGGGTTTATTGTTGGTCATATTGCACCAGAGGCT
This region of Francisella frigiditurris genomic DNA includes:
- the ilvD gene encoding dihydroxy-acid dehydratase, with protein sequence MSKDKVLNKYSKVLTQDKSQGASQAMLYGTGMTDTDMSKPQIGIASVWYEGNTCNMHLNQLAQFVKNSVEAINLKGMRFNTIGVSDGISMGTDGMSYSLQSRDLIADSIETVMSAHWYDGLVSIPGCDKNMPGCMMALGRLNRPGFVIYGGTIQAGVLRGQPIDIVTAFQSYGACLAGSITESERVETIKKACPGAGACGGMYTANTMACAIEAMGMSLPFSSSTPATSPAKVKECDRAGEVIKNLLELDLKPRDIMTRKAFENAMVVITVLGGSTNAVLHLLAIASSVGVDLNIDDFQEIANKTPLLADFKPSGKFVMADLHAIGGTPAVMKMLLREGMIHGDCMTVTGKTMAENLAEVADLPENNEIVRPLSNPLKKTSHLQILKGNVAPEGSVAKITGKEGEVFTGIANVFDSEEDMVKAVEKGQVKKGDVIVIRYEGPKGGPGMPEMLKPTSLIMGAGLGKDVALITDGRFSGGSHGFIVGHIAPEAQEGGVIALIENGDKITIDATKNVINVDLSDEELAKRKAKWKAPAYKATRGTLKKYIMTVSSASQGCVTDLD
- a CDS encoding glutaminase; its protein translation is MLLKEILRFTDDNTEDRNEAPTLEAIGITQEVLIGVDKWARSKTNYGKPASYIPELLKYDIKNTALAVGDLHGNILTAGNAPTFKASIQSVVKPFLYAYALEKGTPPDEISSIEATSLQFNIDKVLQPNSGITRPGHPLNNAGAISSAGAIENFNDFLGFMRELTGSPDLNIIEDIYLSESSTNYNNRAMMYRLVDTGRFKSATRGIKALDNYTKACSIGLNVSELLQAALVFASGGVKNGKRLISQNNVVRAINVMNSFGLYENTGALSLLASGTRALSCKSGVGGFIINIDPFRGASCSYNPLLDVSGNSVYGKLTLVILNHLLSSAHAMRLDDQETLRLLSCEYEVSIENKYFCYGYKAEKIDIDNPL
- the dnaX gene encoding DNA polymerase III subunit gamma/tau — translated: MSYQALARKYRPKSFAEVCGQQHALNSLVHALETQKVHHAYLFTGTRGVGKTTLGRLLAKCLNCQSGVTADPCNVCESCTAINNGTFIDLIEIDAASRTGVEETKEILDNIQYMPSQGRYKVYLIDEVHMLSKQSFNALLKTLEEPPEYVKFILATTDYHKIPVTILSRCIQLHLKHISQEDIKAQLKEILQKESIDSDEQSLEYIAYHAKGSLRDALSILDQAISFCNGTLHQAKVREMLGIVDNEEIYSIIYSIINNDPQGILPAIKNLSLTESNAEAILDRISEIWFSCCLYHFTNSLDTTNDVSLEVIKDILGKISVEEVHLLYQLTISSKEDIHLAPNFETGVTMALLRLIAFQKKNLTESETTNILKKTIVEPNIQQQINPPSEKVNSPKQQKTSEQNDENHSDINNDQKWFSILNKIKLKGFTKTFAFNTHLISLDKEEIRISLNEDAKKILELNPNSLEKLQESIRTHSENENIKIIMDNHSQNSKNAKKTPSEIKRENAVNKVFNDTNVKIIKETLDLEIQDQNIVLTN
- the lpxC gene encoding UDP-3-O-acyl-N-acetylglucosamine deacetylase, which translates into the protein MHQKTISKPFKVTGIGLHSGVDVSMTVLPANVDHGIVFRRIDLSPNVDIKVGISNIKEAIMCTLLTKDGNEKLSVSTIEHLMSAFAMYEIDNVLIEVNAPELPVMDGSSYEFTQLLNKAGVVEQDSKRKGIKILKPVKVEHEGKFAEVLPSDTLKYEFKIKWDHPVIAATKDHIVFEHNLDAYIEMVSKARTFGFYEQLAYLHQNNLAKGASLDNAVGITNEGVLNEGGLRYEDEFVRHKLLDAIGDFYVGGYILGHFNCYKSGHTLNNRLLHAVFADKSAWEYIS
- the lysS gene encoding lysine--tRNA ligase produces the protein MQENSQIALRKEKLQTLAGQNNGISHPNKFKRDVVAACLQARYAEKTKQELEDAEDKKTYKVSGRVVLRRVMGKASFFTLQDMSGRVQIYLKKDDLPEGQYDTFKNLCDLGDIVAVSGKVFKTNTGELSVHADHFEILTKAIRPLPDKFHGLADQEMRYRQRYVDLITNEKSREVFKVRSKVVSFIRRYFDDHKFMEVETPMMHVLQGGAAAKPFKTHHNALDMPLYLRIAPELYLKRLVVGGFERVYEINRNFRNEGVSSRHNPEFTMLEFYMAYADYNDLMDLTEDMLPKLVQEIAGTTELEYGKFKVNFAAPYERISMVNSIVKHNGDISKDDLASFDKTKAIAERLDIKVEPFHELGHLINEIFEETVEAKLIQPTFITDYPAVVSPLARRSDGNPEFTDRFEFFIGAREIANGFSELNDAEDQATRFRKQVEAAAFGDDEAMPYDKDYIRALEYGMPPTAGQGIGIDRLVMYLTNSQSIRDVILFPHMKPE
- a CDS encoding alpha-isopropylmalate synthase regulatory domain-containing protein, whose protein sequence is MVDRTSSDVLEVESFKVAVEQDQQSKAEVIVKIDGQKFFASSIGVGPVDAVLNALRKACPSSIDYQLTDYKVKIRGQGADAVVYVEMSLNKAGIKTIGKAVSPDIIQASVEAFIDAYNIAYP
- a CDS encoding TIGR00645 family protein — translated: MNSKLAIALEKFIFGIRWLQAPIYILLSFILIAFIYEIFNELKHLFMSLSSFNGEKLIILTLTLCDAVLVANLVVIVIISGYENFVSKINMRKQNGQPLWIKKLSPNAVKIKIAGSIIAISSISLLKKFLEISQTTDRELLWGTIIHIVFVLSALLIAITSYIEGKSHKPSYDED
- the prfB gene encoding peptide chain release factor 2 (programmed frameshift), producing the protein METINYKSQLKDLMARIESLRGYLDYDAKKEKLTEVLMELEDGSIWDDPEYAQNLGKQKVELENIVINCEQITGSLETLSELLELAEEDESFLEEVIKDIKQVTADIEKLEFRRMFSGEMDANNAYLDIQSGSGGTEAQDWAQMMMRMYMRWADGHGFKVTVDDVSDGDVAGIKGCTLKIEGEYAYGWLRTETGIHRLVRKSPFDSNNKRHTSFASVFISPEVDDDIDIEINPADLRIDTYRASGAGGQHVNRTDSAVRITHIPTNVVVQCQADRSQHKNKDQAMKQLKSKLYELELQKRNAEKNALEQSKSDIGWGSQIRSYVLDQSRIKDLRTGVENTNTQAVLDGDLDRFIEASLKSGL